A DNA window from Gillisia sp. Hel1_33_143 contains the following coding sequences:
- the sucD gene encoding succinate--CoA ligase subunit alpha, with the protein MSVLVNKDSKIIVQGFTGSEGTFHAEQMIEYGTNVVGGVTPSKGGQTHLDRPVFNTVSDAVNETGADVSIIFVPPAFAADAIMEAADAGIKVIITITEGIPVADMIKVANYIQNKDCRLIGPNCPGVITPGEAKVGIMPGFVFKKGSVGIVSKSGTLTYEAADQVVKQGLGITTAIGIGGDPIIGTATKEAVELLMNDDETKIIVMIGEIGGQLEADAAQWVKANGNKKPVVGFIAGETAPAGRTMGHAGAIVGGSEDTAQAKKAILRENGIHVVDSPAEIGKKVAEVLKGA; encoded by the coding sequence ATGAGTGTTTTAGTCAATAAAGATTCAAAAATAATTGTTCAAGGATTTACTGGAAGTGAAGGTACTTTTCATGCTGAACAAATGATAGAATATGGTACAAATGTGGTTGGGGGAGTAACTCCTTCAAAAGGTGGTCAAACTCACCTAGACAGACCTGTATTTAATACTGTATCTGATGCTGTTAATGAAACTGGCGCAGATGTTTCTATCATTTTTGTACCGCCAGCTTTTGCTGCAGATGCAATTATGGAAGCTGCAGATGCCGGAATAAAAGTAATTATAACTATTACAGAAGGAATTCCTGTAGCAGATATGATTAAAGTAGCAAATTATATTCAAAACAAGGATTGTAGATTAATTGGTCCTAACTGTCCTGGTGTTATTACTCCTGGAGAAGCTAAAGTTGGCATTATGCCAGGTTTCGTATTCAAAAAAGGTAGTGTAGGTATCGTTTCAAAATCTGGAACTTTAACTTATGAAGCTGCAGATCAAGTTGTAAAACAAGGTTTAGGTATAACTACAGCTATTGGTATTGGGGGAGATCCAATTATTGGAACTGCCACTAAAGAAGCCGTAGAGCTTTTAATGAATGACGATGAAACTAAGATCATCGTTATGATTGGTGAAATTGGTGGACAATTAGAGGCTGACGCTGCACAATGGGTTAAAGCTAACGGAAATAAGAAACCTGTTGTAGGATTTATTGCTGGAGAAACTGCTCCTGCAGGACGTACTATGGGACATGCTGGTGCTATTGTTGGAGGAAGCGAAGATACTGCTCAAGCTAAGAAGGCAATTCTTAGAGAGAACGGAATTCATGTAGTAGATTCTCCTGCAGAAATTGGTAAAAAAGTTGCTGAAGTTCTTAAAGGAGCTTAA
- a CDS encoding nuclear transport factor 2 family protein — MSFSEKKLVEEFYLSNFYKNPDEVKDYLHQDAELYWNSGAGFNKMTFNDVMNLSTEMSKSFDSLRAEISHLLQDKDQVTIRFTYYIKTIENPDEEIPMAHFIAIWKIKDNKLYKGYQISQPGDETPDNLSSFLETN, encoded by the coding sequence ATGAGTTTTAGCGAAAAGAAATTAGTAGAAGAATTTTACTTGTCAAATTTTTATAAAAATCCAGACGAAGTAAAAGACTATTTGCATCAAGACGCTGAGCTTTATTGGAATAGTGGAGCAGGCTTCAATAAAATGACTTTTAATGATGTGATGAATCTTAGTACAGAGATGTCTAAATCTTTTGATTCATTAAGAGCAGAAATTAGCCATTTGCTTCAGGATAAGGATCAAGTAACCATAAGGTTTACCTATTACATTAAAACCATTGAGAATCCGGATGAAGAAATACCTATGGCTCATTTCATAGCTATTTGGAAGATCAAGGATAATAAATTATATAAGGGTTATCAAATAAGTCAGCCAGGAGATGAAACTCCAGATAATTTGAGCTCTTTTCTAGAAACAAACTAA
- a CDS encoding UDP-3-O-(3-hydroxymyristoyl)glucosamine N-acyltransferase, whose amino-acid sequence MKFPQQHTLKQIATIISSEYVGDANFPVYGMNEIHVVTEGDIVFVDHPKYYDKALNSAATIILINKEVPCPIGKALLISNDPFTDFNKLTEYFKPFEKSSEEISESALIGDNTIIQPGTFIGNNVKIGDNCLIHANVSIYDDTIIGNNVIIHAGTVLGADAFYYKTRPNGFDKLKSGGRVVINHDVEIGALCTIDKGVTGDTFIGAGTKIDNQVQIGHDTIVGKKCLIASQTGIAGCVIIEDEVTIWGQVGIRSDVRIRKGTVLLAQTGVSKSTDENTTYWGTPHGESRTKLKEFAAVKKLPSIIDKLK is encoded by the coding sequence ATGAAGTTTCCCCAGCAGCATACGCTTAAGCAAATTGCTACCATAATTTCTTCGGAATATGTGGGCGATGCAAATTTTCCGGTTTACGGAATGAATGAGATCCACGTTGTAACAGAAGGGGATATTGTTTTTGTTGATCATCCAAAATATTATGACAAAGCACTTAATTCTGCTGCAACAATTATTTTGATCAACAAAGAAGTACCTTGCCCGATTGGGAAAGCGTTACTTATTTCTAATGATCCTTTCACAGATTTTAATAAGCTTACAGAATATTTTAAACCCTTCGAAAAGTCTTCAGAAGAGATTTCTGAATCTGCTTTAATTGGAGATAATACTATTATTCAACCTGGTACTTTTATCGGTAACAATGTAAAAATTGGCGATAATTGTTTAATTCATGCCAACGTAAGTATTTATGATGATACTATTATAGGTAATAATGTTATTATTCATGCCGGTACCGTGCTTGGAGCAGATGCCTTTTATTATAAAACCAGGCCTAACGGATTTGATAAATTAAAATCTGGCGGACGAGTTGTAATTAATCATGATGTAGAGATTGGAGCTCTTTGTACTATAGACAAAGGAGTTACAGGTGATACCTTTATTGGTGCCGGTACTAAAATTGATAATCAGGTTCAGATAGGTCACGATACTATTGTAGGTAAAAAATGTTTAATAGCCTCACAAACCGGAATTGCAGGGTGTGTTATTATTGAAGATGAAGTTACTATTTGGGGTCAGGTTGGAATTAGAAGTGATGTAAGAATTAGAAAAGGTACAGTGCTATTAGCTCAAACCGGAGTTTCTAAATCTACAGATGAGAATACAACATATTGGGGAACACCTCACGGAGAATCTCGAACAAAGCTGAAAGAATTTGCTGCGGTAAAAAAATTACCGAGTATAATAGATAAATTAAAATAG
- the efp gene encoding elongation factor P, translating to MASTSDIRNGLCIRYNHDIYKIIEFLHVKPGKGPAFVRTKMKSVTTGKVLDNTFSAGHKIEDVRVETHKFQFLYNDGEFYHFMNVEDYTQIRLVESALDMPQLMKEGEVVTILINTEDSMPLSVEMPASVVLEVTHTEPGVKGNTATNATKPATLETGAEVNVPLFINEGDKVRIETDKGTYKERIKE from the coding sequence ATGGCAAGTACAAGTGATATTAGAAATGGTTTATGTATTAGATATAACCATGATATTTATAAGATTATAGAATTCTTACATGTAAAACCTGGAAAAGGACCAGCATTTGTAAGAACTAAAATGAAAAGTGTAACTACCGGTAAAGTTCTAGATAATACTTTTTCTGCTGGACATAAAATTGAAGATGTACGTGTAGAAACTCATAAATTTCAATTCTTATATAATGACGGAGAATTCTATCACTTTATGAATGTTGAAGATTATACGCAAATTAGATTAGTAGAAAGCGCTTTAGATATGCCTCAGCTTATGAAAGAAGGTGAAGTTGTAACTATTCTTATTAATACAGAAGATAGTATGCCACTTTCTGTTGAAATGCCTGCAAGTGTTGTTTTGGAAGTAACTCATACAGAACCAGGTGTTAAGGGAAATACGGCTACCAACGCCACTAAACCTGCAACTTTAGAAACCGGAGCAGAAGTTAACGTTCCACTTTTTATCAATGAAGGTGATAAAGTAAGAATTGAGACAGATAAAGGTACTTATAAAGAAAGAATTAAAGAATAA
- the lpxA gene encoding acyl-ACP--UDP-N-acetylglucosamine O-acyltransferase, with translation MNQPLAYVHPGAKIAKNVVIEPFTTIHNNVVIGEGTWIGSNVTIMEGARIGKNCNIFPGAVISAIPQDKKFNEEETTTEIGDNTTIRECVTINRGTSDRMKTVIGKNCWIMAYCHIAHDCIIGDNCIFSNNSTLAGHINVGDHVILAGMTAIQQFCSIGNHAFVTGGSLVRKDVPPFVKAGREPLSYVGINSIGLRRRGFTTEKIREIQDIYRILYQKNYNNSQAVAIIEAEMQATAERDEILEFIKNSQRGIMKGYFSSN, from the coding sequence ATGAATCAACCCTTAGCATATGTGCATCCGGGAGCCAAAATAGCAAAGAATGTGGTTATTGAGCCATTTACCACTATACACAATAATGTGGTAATTGGCGAGGGAACATGGATTGGATCTAACGTTACCATAATGGAAGGTGCAAGAATTGGTAAGAATTGTAATATTTTTCCTGGGGCAGTAATTTCTGCTATACCACAAGATAAGAAGTTTAATGAAGAGGAGACCACTACAGAAATTGGTGATAATACTACTATTAGAGAGTGTGTTACCATAAACAGAGGTACTTCAGATAGAATGAAAACAGTTATTGGTAAGAATTGTTGGATTATGGCGTATTGTCATATTGCGCATGACTGTATAATTGGTGATAATTGCATATTCTCTAATAATAGTACCTTAGCAGGGCATATTAATGTAGGAGATCATGTTATATTAGCAGGAATGACTGCAATTCAGCAATTTTGCAGTATTGGTAATCATGCTTTTGTAACTGGTGGTTCTTTGGTAAGAAAAGATGTGCCTCCATTTGTGAAAGCCGGTAGAGAGCCACTTTCGTATGTAGGTATTAATTCCATCGGTTTAAGAAGAAGAGGTTTTACCACAGAAAAAATAAGAGAGATACAGGATATTTACAGAATTTTGTATCAAAAAAATTATAATAATTCTCAGGCAGTAGCTATTATTGAAGCTGAAATGCAAGCCACCGCAGAGAGAGATGAGATCTTAGAATTTATAAAGAATTCTCAAAGAGGTATCATGAAAGGATATTTTAGTTCAAATTAA
- a CDS encoding bifunctional UDP-3-O-[3-hydroxymyristoyl] N-acetylglucosamine deacetylase/3-hydroxyacyl-ACP dehydratase, with product MADIHSKQHTIKNEVTLKGVGLHTGKEVKMTFKPAPVNTGYVFKRVDLDDQPIIEADASYVVNTQRGTNLEKNGVSIQTSEHVLAACVGLEIDNIIIELDASEPPIMDGSSKFFVEALEEAEVVEQDACRDEFIITEVISYKDEETGSEIMIMPSDHYQVTAMVDFGTKVLGTQNASIQNLSEFKTEIANARTFSFLHEIETLLEHGLIKGGDLNNAIVYVDKELSPETMDKLRTAFNKDNISVKPNGILDNLTLHYPNEAARHKLLDVLGDLALIGTRIRGKVIANKPGHQVNTEFAKKLAKHIKTERRNNFPRIDYDKPPLMDVNDIMNILPHRPPFLLVDKIYTLTENCVVGMKNVTMNEPFFVGHFPGKPVMPGVLQVEAMAQTGGILALKSVPDPENYLTYFMKIDNVKFKQQVVPGDTLIFKLELLAPIRRGICQMQGYAYVNGKLATEAILMAQIVKSK from the coding sequence ATGGCTGATATTCATTCAAAACAGCACACCATTAAAAATGAAGTTACTTTAAAAGGAGTAGGACTTCATACAGGTAAAGAGGTAAAAATGACCTTTAAACCTGCTCCGGTAAATACTGGGTATGTATTTAAAAGAGTAGATCTAGATGATCAACCAATTATTGAGGCAGATGCTTCTTATGTGGTAAATACTCAGCGAGGAACAAATCTTGAAAAGAATGGAGTGAGCATTCAAACTTCAGAGCATGTATTAGCAGCTTGTGTAGGTTTGGAAATTGATAATATAATTATAGAGCTAGATGCTTCAGAGCCTCCAATTATGGATGGTTCTTCAAAATTCTTTGTAGAAGCATTAGAAGAGGCTGAAGTTGTAGAGCAAGATGCCTGTAGAGACGAGTTTATCATTACTGAGGTGATATCATATAAAGATGAAGAGACCGGTAGTGAGATCATGATCATGCCAAGTGACCATTATCAGGTTACCGCTATGGTGGATTTTGGGACAAAGGTACTTGGAACTCAAAATGCTTCTATTCAAAATCTTTCAGAATTTAAAACTGAAATTGCGAATGCAAGAACATTTAGTTTTCTTCATGAAATAGAAACGTTGCTGGAACACGGTCTTATAAAAGGTGGAGATCTTAATAATGCTATTGTTTATGTAGATAAAGAGCTTAGTCCGGAAACTATGGATAAGCTTAGAACAGCATTCAATAAAGATAATATTTCAGTAAAGCCAAATGGAATTTTAGACAATCTTACCCTGCATTATCCAAATGAGGCTGCAAGACATAAATTATTAGATGTTCTTGGAGATCTTGCGCTTATAGGAACTAGAATTAGAGGTAAAGTTATAGCTAATAAGCCAGGACATCAGGTAAATACTGAATTTGCAAAGAAACTTGCAAAACATATAAAGACAGAGCGTAGAAATAATTTTCCAAGGATAGATTATGATAAGCCACCATTAATGGATGTTAATGATATCATGAACATCTTACCTCACAGGCCCCCATTTTTATTGGTAGATAAGATCTACACCCTAACAGAAAATTGTGTTGTGGGAATGAAGAATGTTACTATGAATGAACCATTTTTTGTAGGCCACTTTCCGGGAAAACCAGTTATGCCTGGAGTACTACAAGTAGAGGCAATGGCTCAAACAGGAGGGATTTTAGCATTAAAATCTGTACCCGATCCTGAAAATTATCTTACCTACTTCATGAAAATTGATAACGTAAAATTCAAACAACAGGTAGTTCCTGGAGATACGTTAATTTTTAAGCTAGAATTGTTAGCTCCAATTAGACGCGGAATTTGCCAAATGCAAGGTTATGCCTATGTTAATGGGAAATTGGCAACAGAGGCTATTTTAATGGCCCAAATAGTAAAATCTAAATAA
- the lpxD gene encoding UDP-3-O-(3-hydroxymyristoyl)glucosamine N-acyltransferase, translated as MKFTAAQIAEILEGTVDGNPETEVYKLAKIEEGTEGSLTFLSNPKYTSYIYSTNASVAIVKDDFFIEDKIETTLIRVKDPYKAFSTLLEYYNQVKLNKSGIEEPNFIADSASYGDNLYLGAFTYIGKNVKIGNDVKIYPNCYVGDNVVIGDNTVLFAGVKIYSETVIGNSCTLHGGAVVGADGFGFNPGETGEYNKVPQIGNVIIEDNVDVGAGTTIDRATLGSTIIRKGAKLDNQIQIAHNVEIGSNTAIAAQTGIAGSTKIGKNCLIGGQVGIAGHLIIGDRVKIQAQSGIGRNIDNDEMIQGSPAIGYGDYNKSYVHFKNLPKIVDRLNKLEKKQ; from the coding sequence ATGAAATTTACTGCAGCACAAATAGCCGAGATTTTAGAAGGAACTGTTGATGGGAATCCAGAAACGGAAGTTTATAAATTGGCAAAGATCGAAGAAGGCACAGAGGGTTCACTAACCTTTTTGAGCAATCCTAAATATACATCCTACATATATTCTACAAATGCTTCTGTAGCAATTGTAAAAGATGACTTTTTTATTGAGGATAAAATAGAGACCACATTAATAAGAGTGAAAGATCCCTATAAGGCTTTTTCAACCTTATTAGAATATTACAATCAGGTAAAGCTTAATAAGAGTGGTATTGAAGAACCTAATTTTATTGCAGATTCTGCTAGTTACGGTGATAACCTTTATTTAGGAGCTTTTACATATATAGGGAAGAATGTGAAAATTGGTAATGATGTAAAGATCTATCCAAATTGTTATGTTGGAGATAATGTAGTAATTGGAGATAATACAGTACTATTTGCCGGTGTAAAAATTTATTCTGAAACTGTAATTGGAAATTCTTGTACGCTTCATGGTGGAGCCGTGGTAGGAGCAGATGGTTTCGGTTTTAATCCTGGAGAAACGGGTGAATATAACAAAGTTCCACAAATTGGGAATGTTATTATTGAAGATAATGTAGATGTTGGAGCAGGTACAACAATAGATAGAGCAACATTAGGTTCTACTATAATTAGAAAAGGTGCCAAATTAGATAATCAGATCCAGATTGCGCATAATGTAGAGATTGGTAGTAACACCGCTATAGCTGCACAAACAGGAATTGCTGGTTCTACCAAGATTGGTAAGAACTGTTTAATTGGAGGTCAGGTTGGTATTGCTGGTCATTTAATTATAGGAGATAGAGTGAAAATTCAAGCTCAAAGTGGTATAGGTAGAAATATTGACAATGATGAAATGATTCAAGGATCTCCCGCAATTGGATATGGAGATTACAATAAATCTTATGTACACTTTAAGAATTTACCGAAAATAGTAGATAGGTTAAACAAACTAGAAAAAAAACAATAG
- a CDS encoding HD domain-containing protein, whose protein sequence is MAATTKLKIFNDPIYGFITIPSEQIFKIIAHPYFQRLRRISQMGMSYLVYPGAHHTRFHHALGGLHLMQRAIEMLRIKGVKISKDEEEALEIAILLHDIGHGPFSHAMEHSIVEGVSHERISLLFMERLNAEFNQSLTLAIEIFKGTYSRKFMNQLVSSQLDMDRLDYLKRDSFYTGVPEGNINSERIITMLNVVKDELVIEEKGIYSVEKFLVARRLMYWQVYLHKTGVAAEQLLIRVLMRAKELIEKGEELNCSKPLKFFLQNKISLQDFNNDVLNTFSKLDDYDIISAMKIWTDHEDFVLRNLSEMLLTRDLLKVKLKKKPINKKKLEKHKLAFQEKYSLSENEAGYFVFSGDITNVAYSSGNDKIQILHKNGKTSDVAIASDQLNLKALSAPVTKYYICYPKTKH, encoded by the coding sequence TTGGCAGCAACTACTAAACTCAAAATATTTAACGATCCAATTTACGGTTTTATTACTATTCCGAGTGAGCAGATCTTTAAGATTATTGCACATCCGTACTTTCAAAGATTGCGCCGTATTTCTCAAATGGGTATGTCTTATTTAGTATACCCGGGAGCTCATCACACAAGATTTCACCACGCATTAGGTGGTTTGCATTTAATGCAAAGAGCTATAGAGATGCTTAGAATTAAAGGTGTTAAGATCTCTAAAGATGAAGAAGAGGCCTTAGAGATAGCTATCTTATTACATGATATAGGTCATGGCCCATTTTCTCATGCTATGGAACATAGTATAGTAGAAGGAGTGTCTCACGAACGAATTTCATTGCTTTTTATGGAGCGTTTAAATGCCGAATTTAACCAAAGTTTAACGCTGGCCATAGAGATCTTTAAGGGCACGTATTCCAGAAAGTTTATGAATCAGCTAGTATCTAGTCAGCTAGATATGGATAGATTAGATTATTTAAAGAGAGATAGTTTTTACACGGGTGTTCCTGAGGGAAATATTAATAGTGAACGCATAATTACCATGCTTAATGTTGTAAAAGACGAGCTGGTTATTGAGGAAAAAGGAATATATTCTGTAGAGAAATTCTTAGTTGCCAGAAGATTGATGTATTGGCAGGTTTACTTGCACAAAACAGGGGTTGCGGCAGAGCAATTATTAATTAGAGTTTTAATGAGAGCTAAAGAACTTATTGAAAAGGGTGAAGAACTAAATTGTAGCAAGCCACTTAAGTTCTTTCTTCAAAATAAGATAAGCTTACAAGATTTTAATAATGATGTTCTGAATACGTTCTCTAAACTTGATGATTACGACATTATTTCAGCAATGAAAATATGGACAGATCATGAAGATTTTGTGCTTAGAAATTTAAGCGAAATGCTTCTTACTCGAGATCTTTTAAAAGTTAAGCTGAAGAAAAAGCCAATTAATAAGAAGAAATTAGAAAAGCATAAACTAGCTTTTCAAGAGAAATATTCATTAAGTGAGAACGAAGCTGGATATTTCGTTTTTAGCGGAGACATCACTAATGTAGCATATTCCAGTGGAAATGATAAAATACAGATCTTGCATAAAAATGGAAAAACTAGCGATGTGGCTATCGCATCAGATCAATTGAATCTGAAAGCCTTATCGGCTCCGGTCACTAAATATTATATCTGTTATCCAAAGACCAAACATTAA
- a CDS encoding bifunctional response regulator/alkaline phosphatase family protein, with amino-acid sequence MNQIKILWADDEIDMLKPHIIFLEGKNYNVTTCRSGMEAIEQIEKENFDIVFLDENMPGLTGLETLSEIKEKHVDLPIVMITKSEEEFLMEDAIGSKIADYLIKPVNPNQILLSLKKNLDHSRLISEKTTSNYQQEFRKIAMDMSSINSFEGWAEFYQRLIYWEMQLENIEDSGMFEILESQKLEANNQFCKFIDHEYPTWFEKKADAPIMSHTIFKNKIVPQINKEQPTLLIVVDNLRYDQWKSFEPIINNYYKKEEESAYYSILPTATQYARNAIFSGLMPSEMEKLFPDYWLNDTEEGGKNMHEKEFLEAQLKRLGLDLKCEYHKISSLKAGKKLVENFKTQKDNDLTVVVYNFVDMLSHSKTEMEVIKELASNDKSYRSLTQSWFKNSPLLEIIQQAQQSNFKLIITTDHGTINVKNPSKVIGDKNTSLNLRYKTGKSLTYEDKDVLAAKDPKTIHLPTINMSSSFIFAKGDMFFAYPNNYNHYVHYFRNTYQHGGVSMEEMIIPFITLSPR; translated from the coding sequence ATGAATCAGATAAAAATACTTTGGGCAGACGATGAAATTGATATGCTTAAGCCACATATAATTTTTCTTGAAGGAAAGAATTACAATGTTACCACATGTAGAAGTGGTATGGAAGCCATAGAACAAATTGAGAAGGAGAATTTTGACATTGTTTTTTTAGATGAAAATATGCCCGGTTTAACAGGATTGGAGACCTTATCTGAAATTAAAGAAAAACATGTTGACCTTCCTATTGTGATGATCACAAAAAGTGAAGAAGAATTCCTTATGGAAGATGCTATTGGATCTAAAATAGCAGATTATTTAATTAAGCCGGTAAATCCCAATCAGATTCTATTAAGTTTAAAAAAGAACTTGGATCATTCTAGATTGATCTCAGAAAAAACTACTTCTAATTACCAACAGGAATTTAGAAAAATAGCAATGGACATGTCTTCTATAAATTCTTTTGAAGGATGGGCAGAATTCTATCAGCGCCTAATATATTGGGAAATGCAGTTAGAAAATATTGAGGATAGTGGAATGTTCGAGATATTAGAATCACAAAAATTAGAAGCTAATAATCAATTCTGTAAGTTTATAGATCATGAATATCCTACTTGGTTCGAGAAAAAAGCAGATGCACCTATAATGTCTCATACGATCTTTAAAAATAAGATAGTTCCACAGATAAATAAAGAACAACCCACTCTATTAATAGTAGTAGATAATTTAAGATATGATCAATGGAAATCTTTTGAACCTATAATAAATAACTATTATAAGAAAGAAGAAGAATCTGCTTATTATAGTATTTTACCTACTGCCACTCAATACGCCAGAAACGCAATCTTCTCTGGATTAATGCCTAGTGAAATGGAAAAACTATTCCCAGATTACTGGTTAAATGATACAGAAGAGGGAGGCAAGAACATGCATGAAAAAGAGTTTCTGGAAGCTCAATTAAAAAGACTGGGATTAGATCTTAAATGTGAATATCATAAGATCTCGAGTTTAAAAGCAGGTAAGAAATTAGTTGAAAATTTTAAGACTCAGAAAGATAATGATCTCACTGTGGTTGTTTATAATTTTGTAGACATGCTTTCCCACTCCAAAACAGAAATGGAAGTGATCAAAGAATTGGCATCTAATGATAAATCTTATAGATCTTTAACTCAAAGCTGGTTTAAGAATTCCCCGCTATTGGAGATCATTCAACAGGCGCAGCAATCTAATTTTAAATTAATCATTACTACAGACCACGGAACCATTAATGTGAAAAATCCTTCTAAAGTTATAGGAGATAAGAATACCAGTCTTAATTTAAGATACAAAACGGGAAAAAGTCTAACTTATGAAGATAAGGATGTATTAGCAGCAAAAGATCCTAAAACCATACATCTACCAACTATAAATATGAGTAGCTCTTTTATATTTGCTAAGGGAGATATGTTCTTTGCCTATCCAAATAATTACAATCATTATGTACATTATTTTAGAAATACCTACCAACATGGAGGGGTTTCTATGGAGGAGATGATCATCCCATTTATTACGCTATCACCTAGATAA
- the tsaE gene encoding tRNA (adenosine(37)-N6)-threonylcarbamoyltransferase complex ATPase subunit type 1 TsaE — protein sequence MTITYELSDIDSVAERIINNAKSKTLLFYGEMGAGKTTLIKSLIKALGSKDSVSSPTFSLVNEYESKEGSIYHFDFYRIEDENEALDMGIEDYLNKDSWKMIEWPQNISKLLDFPTQKLELRIDEQGLRMLKLC from the coding sequence ATGACCATAACTTACGAGTTATCAGATATTGATAGTGTAGCAGAGCGCATTATAAACAATGCTAAAAGCAAAACGTTACTCTTCTACGGAGAAATGGGAGCTGGAAAAACTACGCTCATAAAATCTCTTATTAAAGCATTAGGATCTAAAGATTCTGTTTCAAGTCCAACATTTTCTTTGGTAAATGAATATGAATCTAAGGAAGGCAGTATTTATCACTTCGATTTTTATAGAATTGAAGATGAAAATGAAGCTTTAGATATGGGAATTGAAGATTATCTGAATAAAGATTCTTGGAAAATGATAGAATGGCCCCAAAATATTTCAAAATTACTTGATTTCCCTACCCAAAAATTAGAGTTAAGGATCGATGAACAAGGGTTAAGAATGTTAAAGTTGTGTTAA
- a CDS encoding alanine dehydrogenase, whose product MIKHNSPFTREQLLPQEETLEIYKNKGELFIGLPRETSYQEKRVCLTPDAVGAITAHGHRVIIESMAGKWAGFSDKDYSDAGAEVTKDTKKVFSCPTILKIEPPSNEELELINPQTIIISALQLKTQSKEYFQKLATKRITALAFEFITDDDGSYPAVRALSEIAGTASVLIASEIMSNNKQGNGLMFGNISGVPPVEVVILGAGTVGEFAARSATGLGANVKVFDSSLTRLRSIQTNIGHPLYTSTIQPKNLSKALKRCDVIIGAVRGKNRSPILVTDAMVQTMKKGAVIIDVSIDMGGCFETSDITSHDQPIFTKHGVIHYCVPNIPSRYARTSSVSISNIFTPYLLHIGEEGGLENTLRFNKGLRNGLYFYHGILTNKSIADWFDLTYRDINLLIF is encoded by the coding sequence ATGATTAAACATAATTCACCTTTCACAAGGGAACAATTACTTCCACAAGAGGAGACCTTAGAGATCTATAAGAATAAAGGAGAACTCTTTATAGGATTACCACGGGAGACTTCTTATCAAGAGAAGAGAGTTTGTCTAACTCCAGATGCTGTTGGTGCTATTACGGCACATGGTCATAGAGTGATTATAGAATCTATGGCGGGCAAATGGGCCGGCTTTAGTGATAAAGATTATTCAGATGCCGGAGCAGAAGTTACTAAAGACACTAAAAAGGTCTTCTCCTGCCCTACTATTCTAAAGATAGAGCCGCCTTCTAATGAGGAATTAGAGCTCATCAATCCTCAGACCATTATAATATCTGCGCTTCAACTTAAAACACAGTCAAAAGAATATTTTCAAAAACTTGCTACTAAACGTATCACTGCTTTAGCGTTTGAGTTTATTACAGACGATGATGGGTCTTATCCTGCCGTGCGTGCTTTGAGCGAAATAGCTGGTACTGCATCGGTTTTGATTGCTTCAGAAATTATGAGCAATAACAAACAGGGTAATGGACTAATGTTCGGAAATATTAGTGGTGTTCCACCTGTTGAAGTGGTAATTTTAGGTGCCGGAACTGTAGGTGAATTCGCAGCAAGATCTGCTACCGGACTTGGTGCTAATGTAAAAGTTTTTGATAGTAGTCTAACCAGATTACGTTCCATCCAAACCAATATAGGACACCCTTTATATACCTCTACAATTCAACCAAAAAATTTAAGTAAAGCCTTAAAACGTTGTGATGTAATTATAGGAGCTGTTCGCGGGAAAAATAGATCTCCTATTCTTGTAACAGATGCTATGGTGCAAACTATGAAGAAAGGTGCTGTAATAATAGATGTAAGCATAGATATGGGAGGTTGTTTTGAAACTAGTGATATCACCTCTCATGATCAACCTATTTTTACTAAACACGGGGTGATACATTATTGTGTACCTAATATTCCATCTCGATACGCCAGAACTTCTTCAGTGTCAATCAGTAACATATTTACGCCTTATCTTTTGCACATTGGTGAAGAAGGTGGATTGGAAAATACCCTAAGATTTAATAAGGGTCTAAGAAATGGGTTGTACTTTTACCACGGAATTCTAACTAATAAATCTATAGCAGATTGGTTTGATCTTACCTATAGAGACATCAATTTGCTCATTTTTTAA